The bacterium genome has a window encoding:
- a CDS encoding TrbC/VirB2 family protein: protein MKQTVGMIAGIGMAVLGQTQPGSGAPVGDLFAPLTNLFTQAADSLSGVFGLAYATAALLVAGALIVADHRNGVRNALWVIIGSVILFFGGQIIRMIHG from the coding sequence ATGAAGCAAACAGTCGGCATGATCGCTGGAATCGGGATGGCGGTCCTCGGACAAACACAGCCAGGAAGCGGCGCTCCCGTGGGCGATTTGTTTGCGCCTCTGACCAATCTGTTCACACAGGCGGCTGACAGTTTGTCCGGCGTGTTCGGGCTTGCCTACGCAACGGCAGCGCTGCTCGTTGCGGGCGCCCTGATCGTGGCGGATCACCGAAACGGCGTGCGTAATGCGTTATGGGTCATCATTGGGTCGGTCATCCTCTTCTTCGGCGGCCAGATCATTCGCATGATTCACGGATGA